From a region of the bacterium HR17 genome:
- a CDS encoding Putative pyridoxal phosphate-dependent acyltransferase produces the protein MVREVLAFVRQELDALQQESLLVTIRTLESPQGAWIVVDGRKVLNLCSNNYLGFCNDPVLKESAKRAVDQFGVGPGAVRTIAGTTRLHLELEHKLAAFKGAEAVVSFQSGFCANLATIPALMGREDGIFSDELNHASIIDGCRLSRADIIRYAHCDVDDLRAKLREHRHRFRRALIVTDGVFSMDGDIAPLPDIVGLAKEYDAIVMVDDAHGEGVLGRGGRGIVDHFGLHGEVDIEVGTLSKAFGVIGGYVAGGTELCEYLRQRGRPFLFSTGMAPADVAACIAAVDILQRNEERVQRLWENARYFQEGLKALGFDIGRTQTPITPVMLGDAALAQEFSRRLFDEGIFAQAIGYPTVPRGAARIRVMLSAVHTKDDLDFALEKFAQVRRAVKSA, from the coding sequence ATGGTGCGCGAAGTGCTGGCGTTTGTGCGGCAGGAGTTGGACGCCCTGCAGCAGGAAAGTTTGCTGGTGACCATCCGCACGCTAGAAAGCCCGCAGGGCGCGTGGATCGTCGTGGACGGGCGCAAAGTCCTCAACTTGTGCTCCAACAACTACCTCGGCTTTTGCAACGACCCCGTGCTGAAAGAATCCGCCAAACGCGCCGTTGACCAGTTCGGCGTCGGTCCCGGTGCGGTGCGCACCATCGCGGGGACGACGCGGTTGCACTTGGAGTTGGAACACAAACTGGCGGCGTTCAAAGGGGCGGAAGCCGTCGTCAGTTTTCAAAGCGGTTTCTGCGCCAACTTGGCGACTATCCCCGCTTTGATGGGGCGCGAAGACGGTATCTTCTCCGACGAACTCAACCACGCGTCCATCATTGACGGCTGCCGTTTGTCGCGGGCGGACATCATCCGCTATGCCCACTGCGATGTGGACGACTTGCGGGCGAAATTGCGGGAACATCGCCACCGCTTCCGTAGGGCGTTGATCGTGACCGATGGCGTGTTCAGCATGGACGGCGACATCGCACCGCTGCCCGATATCGTGGGCTTGGCGAAGGAATACGACGCCATCGTCATGGTGGACGATGCCCACGGAGAAGGTGTGTTGGGACGGGGCGGACGGGGCATTGTAGACCACTTCGGGTTGCACGGTGAAGTGGACATTGAAGTCGGCACCCTCTCCAAAGCCTTCGGCGTCATCGGCGGTTATGTCGCTGGCGGGACAGAACTGTGCGAATACCTGCGGCAACGGGGCAGACCGTTTTTGTTCAGCACGGGCATGGCACCTGCCGATGTTGCGGCATGCATCGCAGCAGTGGACATCCTACAGCGAAACGAAGAGCGGGTGCAACGGCTGTGGGAAAACGCCCGCTACTTCCAAGAAGGGTTAAAGGCGCTGGGCTTTGACATCGGACGAACACAAACACCCATCACGCCCGTGATGTTAGGCGATGCGGCGTTGGCGCAGGAGTTTTCGCGGCGCCTGTTTGACGAGGGGATTTTCGCCCAAGCCATCGGTTACCCAACTGTCCCGCGCGGAGCGGCACGCATTCGGGTCATGTTATCAGCGGTGCACACCAAAGACGACTTGGATTTCGCGCTGGAAAAGTTCGCCCAAGTTCGCCGCGCCGTAAAAAGCGCCTGA
- the lipM gene encoding Octanoyltransferase LipM: protein MATTWRLLSDPAAPAAWNMAVDEALLLTHTAGLSPPTLRLYAWETPTLSLGLLQPFNAEWACRCRRLGGALVRRPSGGGAVWHHHELTYAVVVDGRCCPLGSSVLATYRWLERGLRAALHRLGIEPDPPFDATVSAPAAFCFARLTGADLAVQGRKLCGSAQARRQGVLLQHGTIPLRWNLDAVTALFGEPFVTALTSLEQLLGRSVRFSEVADAVAVGFEQALGIALVPGALTPTEKALAELLVKAKYATPAWTESRTVPADLRCKVQQLLRAESANASLTG, encoded by the coding sequence ATGGCAACGACTTGGCGGTTGCTTTCCGACCCCGCGGCACCCGCTGCATGGAACATGGCGGTGGATGAAGCGCTGTTGCTCACCCACACCGCCGGGTTGTCGCCTCCGACCTTGCGCTTATACGCGTGGGAGACACCGACTTTATCGCTGGGGCTGTTACAGCCGTTCAACGCGGAGTGGGCATGCCGCTGCCGGCGCTTAGGTGGGGCTTTAGTGCGTCGCCCTTCGGGAGGCGGTGCGGTTTGGCACCACCACGAACTGACCTACGCCGTCGTCGTGGACGGACGATGCTGCCCTCTCGGCTCGTCAGTGTTGGCGACCTATCGTTGGTTAGAACGCGGGTTGCGCGCTGCTTTGCACCGGTTGGGCATTGAGCCTGACCCACCGTTTGATGCGACTGTGTCCGCACCTGCAGCCTTTTGTTTTGCCCGATTGACCGGCGCCGATTTAGCCGTTCAAGGGCGCAAACTTTGCGGTTCCGCCCAAGCCCGCCGGCAGGGCGTGTTGCTGCAGCACGGCACGATCCCTTTGCGATGGAACCTTGACGCAGTGACCGCGTTGTTCGGAGAACCTTTCGTCACTGCGTTGACTTCTTTGGAGCAGTTGCTGGGACGGTCTGTGCGTTTCAGTGAAGTGGCGGACGCCGTTGCGGTAGGCTTTGAACAAGCCTTAGGTATCGCGTTGGTGCCTGGCGCACTGACCCCTACGGAAAAAGCCCTCGCTGAATTGCTCGTCAAAGCCAAATACGCGACACCTGCGTGGACCGAGTCCCGCACGGTGCCGGCGGACTTGCGCTGCAAGGTGCAGCAGTTGCTGAGGGCGGAATCGGCAAACGCGTCTTTGACGGGCTGA
- the hslV gene encoding ATP-dependent protease subunit HslV yields the protein MTQCAHGTTIVAVRRNGKIAMAGDGQVTLGETVVKQAARKIRRLYRDRVLAGFAGSVADAFALLQRFEAKLEEFRGDLKRAAVELARDWRTDRALRRLEAMMIVADAHEMLLLTGAGEVIEPDEENDGIVLAVGSGGPYAAAAAKALLRFTDMDAAAIAESALKIAASLCVYTNDFIVVETLP from the coding sequence ATGACCCAGTGCGCTCACGGCACGACCATTGTCGCTGTGCGACGCAACGGTAAGATCGCCATGGCGGGCGATGGGCAAGTGACGCTGGGAGAAACGGTCGTCAAACAAGCGGCGCGCAAAATTCGGCGGCTCTATCGCGACCGCGTTTTAGCCGGTTTTGCCGGCTCCGTCGCTGACGCCTTTGCCCTACTCCAGCGTTTTGAGGCGAAACTGGAGGAGTTTCGGGGCGATTTGAAGCGCGCAGCCGTGGAACTGGCGCGAGACTGGCGCACTGACCGCGCCCTGCGCCGTTTGGAAGCGATGATGATCGTCGCCGACGCTCACGAGATGTTGTTGCTCACCGGTGCGGGTGAAGTCATCGAGCCGGATGAAGAAAACGACGGCATCGTTTTGGCAGTGGGCTCGGGCGGACCGTATGCCGCTGCCGCTGCCAAAGCGTTGTTGCGTTTCACTGACATGGACGCCGCTGCCATCGCCGAATCCGCCCTTAAAATCGCCGCATCCCTTTGCGTTTACACCAACGACTTCATCGTGGTAGAAACTCTGCCGTAA